From a region of the Hymenobacter jejuensis genome:
- a CDS encoding OmpA family protein: MKRSIWLGVAALLLAGSVKAQGLAGIWQGVETDPDEPGATWPSVLRVQNGKGTGLFGVMYQEATERPDATVTFQVRATQTPGGMRLEHVRKLNETGATPFTYWCEGIIVFTYDPKLEKLTGRADYDPVGHCDKGTYTLYRIKLKSAPTVLAGTETTLRVSGRNVRWYADADLKQPVNSGNEYRTKLSKATTFYLTQGYYPTREGAVVPITIQVKGAVAKAEPQQAPAPVPPPTDTDRSVPAPIVSAKPVALPTVLFKLGTPELLPEAIPALDQLAAELRERPALRLQVAGHTDRIGEPQKNLTLSEQRAAAVKEYLVKAGIAPDRISTVGYGDTHPLYPSPDARNRRVEVSEAK, encoded by the coding sequence AAGGCCTGGCAGGCATTTGGCAAGGTGTAGAAACAGACCCTGATGAGCCGGGAGCCACCTGGCCGTCGGTGCTGCGGGTGCAGAACGGCAAGGGCACGGGCCTGTTTGGCGTGATGTATCAGGAAGCAACGGAGCGGCCGGACGCAACGGTGACGTTTCAGGTTCGGGCCACCCAAACTCCCGGCGGCATGCGCCTCGAACACGTGCGTAAGCTAAACGAAACTGGGGCCACCCCCTTCACCTACTGGTGCGAAGGCATCATCGTGTTCACCTACGACCCCAAGCTGGAAAAGCTGACCGGCCGCGCTGACTACGACCCCGTCGGCCATTGCGACAAGGGCACTTACACGCTTTACCGCATCAAACTAAAATCGGCGCCTACTGTGCTGGCAGGCACCGAAACTACCCTTCGTGTATCGGGCCGCAACGTGCGCTGGTACGCCGACGCGGACCTGAAACAACCGGTAAACAGCGGCAACGAGTACCGCACCAAGCTCAGCAAAGCCACTACCTTCTACCTGACGCAAGGCTACTATCCTACCCGCGAAGGCGCCGTGGTGCCCATTACCATTCAGGTAAAAGGAGCTGTAGCCAAGGCCGAACCCCAACAAGCCCCCGCGCCGGTGCCCCCACCAACCGATACCGACCGCTCGGTGCCGGCACCCATTGTATCGGCTAAGCCTGTGGCGCTGCCGACGGTGCTGTTCAAGCTGGGTACGCCGGAGCTGTTGCCGGAGGCCATTCCGGCTCTGGATCAGCTAGCAGCAGAACTCCGCGAGCGGCCTGCGCTGCGGTTGCAGGTTGCGGGCCACACCGACCGTATTGGCGAGCCGCAGAAAAACCTGACGCTGTCGGAGCAGCGCGCCGCGGCGGTAAAGGAGTACCTGGTAAAGGCGGGCATTGCGCCCGACCGTATCAGCACCGTGGGCTATGGCGACACCCACCCACTTTACCCCTCACCCGATGCCCGTAACCGCCGCGTGGAAGTATCGGAGGCAAAATAG